In Sulfurisphaera javensis, a single genomic region encodes these proteins:
- a CDS encoding putative RNA uridine N3 methyltransferase, which translates to MIFPYPRRKDLNIILFTSIFSTEKSLAEITIKLSYIIRILAIFRVSNLYWISDYKNKKIIDIISDIIDYALLPPYLKKEIPIKKNLKKVGLLNPINIPSHIVSKEPIEGEYRLGKKGIFGLKNKLKTNARIILITNTKPLQVKEYTFYPYYLGFKMHFIDYEKLRDFNNLIIASRSGKNPLEFANEIRSLYEREGISLLIGPPQGGLLKKEVKSFEHIYNFIPNQGVKDIRAEEALVSSLSILNFILG; encoded by the coding sequence TTGATTTTCCCATATCCTAGAAGAAAAGATTTAAATATTATTTTATTTACATCAATTTTTTCTACTGAGAAAAGTTTAGCTGAAATTACGATTAAATTGTCTTATATAATAAGAATTCTAGCAATTTTTAGAGTTTCAAATTTGTACTGGATTAGTGATTATAAGAATAAAAAAATAATAGATATAATTTCGGATATAATAGATTATGCCTTATTGCCCCCTTATTTAAAAAAGGAGATACCAATAAAGAAAAATCTAAAGAAAGTAGGACTTTTAAATCCTATAAATATTCCCTCTCATATAGTATCAAAAGAGCCAATTGAAGGAGAATATAGATTAGGTAAAAAAGGGATTTTTGGACTTAAAAATAAGTTAAAGACCAACGCTAGAATTATTTTAATTACTAATACAAAACCACTACAAGTTAAAGAATACACTTTTTATCCTTATTATTTAGGTTTTAAAATGCATTTTATTGATTACGAGAAATTACGAGATTTTAATAATTTAATCATTGCAAGTAGATCTGGCAAAAATCCACTGGAATTTGCCAATGAGATTAGATCACTCTACGAAAGAGAAGGTATCTCATTACTAATAGGGCCACCACAAGGAGGTTTATTAAAAAAAGAAGTAAAAAGTTTTGAACATATATATAACTTTATACCAAATCAAGGAGTTAAAGATATTAGAGCTGAGGAAGCATTGGTCTCTTCCTTATCGATTCTTAATTTCATCTTAGGATAG